Proteins encoded within one genomic window of Cydia pomonella isolate Wapato2018A chromosome 12, ilCydPomo1, whole genome shotgun sequence:
- the LOC133523684 gene encoding protein extra-macrochaetae, with protein sequence MKAITAVCATGASVPAIAGGRVQRHREGENAEIQMYLSKLQDLVPFMPKNRKISKLEVIQHVIDYICDLQSALENHPAMDQFDAEGALAGAPCKVRRPPQQRRPLGPRPQPNTILRRTPSSHEHHSQTAVEKQSQQDRPLC encoded by the exons ATGAAAGCGATAACAGCAGTGTGCGCGACCGGCGCTTCCGTACCGGCAATTGCCGGTGGCCGCGTGCAGCGGCACCGGGAAGGCGAAAACGCAGAGATCCAGATGTATCTCTCGAAGCTGCAGGACCTGGTGCCATTCATGCCCAAAAACCGAAAGATCTCAAAGTTGGAGGTCATTCAGCATGTCATCGATTACATCTGCGACCTGCAGTCGGCGCTGGAGAACCACCCCGCCATGGATCAGTTCGATGCGGAGGGCGCGCTGGCCGGCGCGCCGTGCAAGGTCCGCCGCCCGCCGCAGCAGCGCCGCCCGCTGGGCCCACGCCCGCAGCCCAACACCATCCTCCGCAGAACACCTTCATCTCATGAACACCACAGTCAAACG GCGGTAGAAAAGCAAAGCCAGCAGGACAGGCCACTGTGTTAG